CATATTCATGGGgccattttaattaattttttccCCGCCTTCACTTCTTTCATCTTGTGTGGCAGaaatttttacaattttttccCGTTTTACACTTTTTTCCTCCAGCAGCAACATAAAGGACAGATCTTGTAGTGGAGATGTTTTGGGTGTTTATTTCGTGGACAGGATGAGGGCAACGATGAGCCCGTAGAGACCCAAGACCTCAGCGAAAATCAAAATGAGGATCATGCCCACAAAAAGCCTTGGCTGTTGAGCTGTGCCCCTCACGCCTGCGTCGCCTACGATGCCGATTGCGAAGCCTGCTGCCAGCCCGCTGAGGCCCACGCTCAGCCCAGCTCCCAGATAGAGGAAACTCCTGAAAACACGGAGACAAGTGTCAGTACAAGGGACGATTACTAGATAGCTGAGTAATATGGGTCACCAACTCAAGCGATTGAGCACATTTGCAACTGTACATGTCTGTATGCATTGAGCAGATAGTTCTCCATAGAACTGGACTGTGGAAAAACTTCCTACCCTTCAAGATTTTAAACTGACCAACAAACAAACCCCTGACAAATGACAATGTATGCAAGAGTTACAGTGAACTCATCACTAAAAAGATTTAGTGCTGTTGTTACTGTGTCTTTACTGTGCCTCTGTGCCTTTAAACTCTGTTATTGTGTTGCAAGTCACATGGCTTTATTGGGAGACAAATTCCTTGTTTAGATTCCTATAATGTCGTCTATACCACAGACCAGTGTAAACATGGGAACTATGTCCTGAGTATGTGCAGaggtgtaataaaaataaaactgcagtCAGATTTCTTTGGAGAAAATGGAGAAATATGTAACATGTCCTTCAGTGTAATAGTATGCCTTGACTCTGCTTTGATAGTTAATGATTAATGGATATGGTGAAGCAATATCAGGGTGGTGGCTTAGTAGGAAGAACCCATTGAATGTTTTGGTCTCCTCTGGGGCTTTGTTGATAATAAAGTATCACCAGTGTCTGTGCAGTTATGTTAAGGCTTATGCCAGGGCTATATCATTAATATTTAAGAGATGATTAAAAAAGGCCTTACTACTTAATTTGGCCacagaataaaacaagaaatgtaaacaaTCAAATGTCTGAAGATGACTGATTAACTGAACTCACTTGTAGAGGGGGACCTTCTCTGAGATGTTGTTGGCAATCAGCACTGCTACTACCAGGCCATAGATGGCTATAATACCCGCCATGACGACGGGGATGATTGACTTCATGATGAGCTCCGGCCTCATCACAGACATGGCAGCAATGCCCGTACCGCTCTTGGCTGTGCCATAGGCTGCTCCCAAGGCTGGTGGGGAAGAGACAGACGATAACCTTGTTAGTGAAATAAACATAGACAGCAAAGATTAGACACACTACAAGGCACGTTACAATAGGCTTTCAGACTGACAAAGAAACCAAAGGCCACAGCTGAATAATGAAGCAGAAGTGAAATAAGAGATGCAACAACTGTTACAGTTTCTGTTCCCCTTAAAAATCCTACATGGCTCCACTTGGGGAATTTTGCTTGTGTCAAGGGGAAATAATTTATCAGTTCTTGGCGCAGACTGTGTGGCcaaaaaacagctttgtgtGTCTATTTCTCTCATCTCCTCAAACTGCTTCAGTCCCAGTAATTTCAGAATTGACTCTGGCAGACAGCTGCAGAGCTCTAGATCACtctctgaatgaaaaaaaaagcctcattaGGCCTAAAGCACGTAGGGAACTGCTGACATCATTAGAGAAGCAGGATACCACATCTCCGGAGACAGCATCAGTACAGGAGGGGCACCAGGAGGAGGACTAGCAGTCCAAACTCatgcaacatctgctgtgtgcCATCTCCAGTCCACACTAGTCTCTGGCTAACATGTGACGGGGAAGGAGGAGAACAAAAAGCTTCATCAGCACGTTAGCTCTGTTGGGCTGTGACGCTGAGGAGAAAGCACAGCGCTACCTGCGTCACACACATAAATCAAGTCTGACTGCAGCAGGAGAGTCAAACAGAAAATCAAAGATCACACCCCGTTCTAAAATTAGAACAATAGATTTAACCGAATACAGAACAGCAACTAGGCCTACAAGTTTTGAAGAAATCTATGGTCCAAATGTATTGGGGactgaaaaatgtttgtttttttccccgagGGCTGATACGATAACAAATATTGGTAGTCAAGGAGGCTGCTAACTTACATTGGGACCCAATACATATTTGGCTAAAATGACAACATTAAGTGTCAAAATGTGGGGAAAAAATTATGATCTCAGTACAAAATCTCAGTTTTCAATTTCctgctactttatatttccaCTACTCTAATATATTTGATAAATATATTATCTAATAATTTTGCATATTCAGATAATTCAATGTTGATAGGCTATTACTCATGACATATAACCAATCACATAGTGTTGCATGTGGACATGAGTGGTGCCAACATAGTGGggactacagacagagagaggatgcttcatcagagccaaagtagcacaatTAGTTTATTAATCTAAAAttggacacaaaaaaacatggatACTGATTTTTGGAAAAGCACAGAATATATGCCTCTATAATCGGTCTATCCCTGCAATGCATGGCCCATGTATCCAGGGCGCCATCTGATAGGTCAAATGTTTGCCTTTTTAATTCGAATGCATGGTGTGTGTAAATAAAATTACTTTTCTTATTCATCATGTTTCAGGCAAGTATTTTATGATGTGATTTTTCTGCATGTTCATatcacaatgacaatgaaaatacaatttatCTATCAGCACAGAAACCATTCATCAGGAACAGATTTTAATTCTGCACAACGAGATAAATCGGATATGGATAAACCCCCGCCCAAAGAAACTAACTAGGAAATGAAAATGGGAGAAATCACAGGAAGAGCAAGAAAGGAGCGAATCCTTTTCCAGGAAGGACAGACTAGCAATAGATGTCATATTTGCAGAACAGACTAACAAGGAGTATTTAGCAATATCCAACAAAGCCTGTCAGAGCAGGGCAGTGTGCAAAAATGAGAGACAGGCTGGTTTGGCAAGTTGTCCTCACACAGGTGTGTTTGCACGTTTGTTTGTGAACGTGTTTATTTCCTCTTCTGCAGCAAAAGCAAGGGAAAGTGAAAGCTCAGAGACAACACCAACCATAGCCTTTTATCTGATGCATTGGTTCGAACATACTGTGGCGGTTCTTCCTCTATTCAGCAGTATTAAACACGCTTTTGTACGCATTTAATTCTTCTTAATTCTTCACAGATTTATAGATGCTGCTTTGATGCTTAATATAGCAAATTGTTTTCGAAGGCTTCTCCACTGCATTGACAAAACATGTCATAGATAAAAGCTGATTGTATGTTATTTGTGAACAGATGTCTAAATGGAGACATTACAGTTAAGTCAATACAACATATCTAATGGGGCAAAACATCAACTATATTGCAAAGCACTAGAATAAAAACTAGGACCTGGCACGGTAGTTTTCTTGCCTCCTCCTAGCCAACATACTGACAATGATTAAATGTGAAAAGCCTCTTGAGATATCATCTTGGGAGACAGCCTTGTGCATACAGCCCGAGGTGCCCTgccctgtgttttttcttttcttgggaCAATGTGTTTGAGCTAGCCTGAAGATGGTTGTGGTTAACTCCAACACTAGCTGTAAGGCTTTCTGGCAAGTAGATcaaggagacagacagaagatgaCGTGGTCCAATCTTCAAATGTGCACATGGCAGCCAGCCACGTCCCCCAACTACTTAGATTGATCCATCACTAGACTGATGCTATCAATACAAGGTTAAATCACTCCTGCATATCTACAGAGATGTGTCTGAGTATATCTGGACAATATTGTGTGTTAACACACAAGTGCCAAATGCTTTGCTGGTGGACTAAATcttcaaatgtaacacaaacaATTTGGTCCCATCAAACAAGTGGACTTACACATGCATGAGGAAGAAAAGACTACATACCTCAGCAGTTCTACATAAAAACTGACCAAGATGAACAAACCTTGTGATTTAGCGATACAAAACACTGTCAGGCCATTTTTCTAGAAACGCCTAAGCCGTCCTCTGAGCAGCTGTCTCTTTCAGCCATTCATAAACAACCAGCGTAATATGTTACTGCCAGTAACGTTAGCCTACGACTCAGACTTGCTGAGCTTGGCCTCACTGAGGTGTGACAGGTAAGGGTTAGTAGAGAAACACTGTAGTCCACAAACATCATTATTCTGTCCCAACGATTAAAGGTTTGATGTGTGACGGGATGGCGTCTGCAGCGGTGTGCAGGCACAACCTCTGGGTTTTAATCCTAATCCCCTCAGCTTAGGTAGagagcttttttcccccttttcttttctcctccctgCAGAATATTTTATGTATGGGATGCCCTTGTGACGTCTTGTGATGTCAGAGCAGGAGGTGCCTCCAGCCATGGTTGATCCTGCATGCAATATGCCCACGCAATAGACAGCAGATTGGTCTGCTCCTAACAGCGTGTGAAAGGAGAAGCACTGGTTTTCaggaatgaaagagaaaaatcgTGAAGGTCGTAGTTGTAAAAAACGTTTTCCGGTCTTGCACAACTGCACACTGGCTGCAGCCTCCACTGTGTAAAGATGAGACAGCAGGAATAAATTATGGAGACTCGCTGACCAGTCTATTGCATCAGAAGCTGAGGGATGTCTAGTGCACACAGCTGCCACCCCCAATTTATTTCTCCTTTCTATTGAAGAGTGTGTGCTCAAGGAAGACTATGGGATGTGAAACAAAGGTCAAGCCAATGAAAACACTATTGATTAATGAATAAAATTACTTGTTACTTGGCTATCCTACTCAAAACATACAAACCGTGCTGCACAGTAAACTGGAAAAGGCAGATGATGCATAGCAAGAGTTTTTCCAATGTGAAGCAAACATTTATCTTGCATTATTGTCAGATTTATCAGTCATGTCAGTTAATCAAGGTAAAAATGGGCCTTAAACTTATCATTTCACCACTGTGatactttaaaaatgtgagaTACAGACTGTTAACATTTAATGAAAAGGGTGGGGGAAACAGACCAGTGGGAGTGTTCTTGTGTCATGAATAATGGCATCTTGTGAGTGTCACCTGTTCTTAGCCAGGCATCACTGAGGGAAGTCCCCACTACAGACCACTAAAACAATGCAACATCACGTGACACCAGAAGATCACAGCTGCTTACAACCTGTTCCAGACATCATCTAATTAATGCAAATAGACTGCATTTAAGTTTTTATCGGTCATTCAGAAAGAGGAGTTTTGATCTATCCACTTGGCTTGTGGATTTGTCATCATTTTTGATACGTTACAGAATTATTTTTGAATTAACCCTAACCGAattaaaccctaaccctaacccaaaatGCCAGATTGATTGAACATGACAATTAAGAATGACTGCATAACAGTCCTGCAGACTCATCCCAGGCTAACATCCCAGAAGCACAAGCTACAGTGACTCCACAACATGCTGAAAGATAATTTAAAGATGAAGTCTGAATCATGAAGTGTCCCTGTCCATCCCACCACTACCACATCCCTGCTTTCTGCCAGCATGATCCCCTCACTGCTAGCTAATTCCCCAGCTGTCACTCCTTCACCACCACAGACTTGTACTACTGCTAGCCTCAGGGGCCCCCCCAACACTTCGCTACCCTTGTCTATCATTACAAATTAAACCTGAGCTATGACAAGACCAGGGATGGCTTTAGCATCCAGCTGCTTCTCATTTCTGTGTAGGGCTGGCCTTTATAACAGCAATACTCTAAAGCAGCAGTTACTAGGCCGGATTTTCTGAGAAATTCCTAAATTACTTGAAGTATGTAGCTCAAAATGTTTCCTGAGATTTCTCATCACCGTGCAGCCCAGTGAAATCTGTTATGCGATGTGTTAAACATTCCATATCTTTAACAATGTAATAAGCACGTGGATTCAAATGTTTATGataagacaaaagaaaaaggtgGGGCATAATACAAAGACACCATTCTGTCAGAAAAAGACCTACTAACTTTCCAAGGTTTTAACATTGTATTTCACTGGTGTGATTTACCTCAAACCTATATGCACCATTCAATTAGCCAGTTTTGCTAAAACTGTGGGTCAAAGCCCTTTGTAACATGTTCAATTACCAGTGACCCAAGTCACATGGGGGCCTTTGCTGTGATAAGCAAACCTCTGGCATATGATGTAGCTCTGGTCATGGATTAAGGAAAGAGAAGTGCTTAGAATAGGAAAGAATCAATAAAACTAGTATGACCAATTATAAAACAAGCCAGTCTCAAAGTTCACTTACTGTGCCACTTCAGATCACACCTTTTATCAGCAAACTGTATTAACAGTGGTGTCACACCCTTCATCTTTTCTCAAAAAATTGGCACTATTGTTTTAAAGACTCACTGATAACTGATTAACTTTGCAATTAGTTTAACATTTCACAGGCACGGTATTGCAAGATAAGATGGCAATTCCAAGTCAGAAGTCTCATCATGTGATAATCATGTGACCTTGTGTCATTCCTGTGAGCAATAAGGAAGTTAACCAGCTGATCCATGTTTCCAATGGTCATTTGAGAAGTAAGGAAAAGCTACTCAACTAGAGATAGCTTACATTATATTCGATGTGGCCTCACCAATTTGACAGCTGGCAAATTGTTGTAGAATGGTATTTTCGTCAGTGTACGCAAGACGACGTCAATTCAATTATTCAGTGTCATTGGTTACTGATCTCGACTTCCAAGCTACAATAAATAATTTCGTCTAACCCTCATCACATATTGCTTTTAAAACCCTTTAACCCAGCATGTAATAGTGATGCATTTTGTAAAAAATGATGGTAACATAATCAGCTAAAAGTATATGCCTCCTGCTAACTGCAAGCTAATACACAGGAAACTGTAGGAACAAACGGCATATATTTTCACACTTTTGTACTGGCTGTTACCCAAGTGGTAACTCTTCATTAAGACAGATACCATATCTTATCGTTTATACGATTCCCCGTTTTGTCCTTTTCCAGATAAAGTATACAGCGAAGATAACCAAACTGAGCTATCGTCAAAGCTAACTTATGTAGTCGTCATCAGCTAGCGTGGCTAACTAGTCTTGACCAGTCTTTGCTATCTGTAGCTGAAGCAAAAAGAGCTAGCAGTGATAGCTGTATTAACCAACTATAACTAACTAACCATTGCCATGTTTAAAATGAAGCCAAGTCGGTGACTGCCCTTACTTGCTTTCAAGTCTGAATAAATGACAGCTCAAGATTAGCATTGCGACGTTAATGTTAGCAAGGC
Above is a genomic segment from Sparus aurata chromosome 20, fSpaAur1.1, whole genome shotgun sequence containing:
- the atp6v0cb gene encoding ATPase H+ transporting V0 subunit cb; protein product: MSAEAPEYSPFFAVMGASAAMVFSALGAAYGTAKSGTGIAAMSVMRPELIMKSIIPVVMAGIIAIYGLVVAVLIANNISEKVPLYKSFLYLGAGLSVGLSGLAAGFAIGIVGDAGVRGTAQQPRLFVGMILILIFAEVLGLYGLIVALILSTK